In the genome of Bacteroidetes Order II. bacterium, one region contains:
- a CDS encoding helix-turn-helix transcriptional regulator, protein MGAINTESFSVPQNELASFARILAHPARIAILEQLMERGATHCGKLDLPLAQPTISAHLKELRQIGLVYGKVEGTSVCYCINLEAWERMREDFEVFFAKLRYVETLHAPSKLNH, encoded by the coding sequence ATGGGTGCAATCAATACCGAATCATTTAGCGTTCCACAAAACGAGTTGGCCAGTTTTGCACGTATTCTGGCCCACCCAGCGCGGATTGCCATATTGGAACAACTGATGGAGCGTGGCGCCACACATTGCGGCAAATTAGACTTGCCCTTAGCACAGCCCACCATTTCTGCACACTTAAAGGAACTGCGCCAAATAGGACTGGTCTATGGAAAAGTGGAAGGCACTTCGGTCTGTTATTGTATCAATCTGGAAGCATGGGAGCGGATGCGCGAGGATTTCGAGGTCTTCTTTGCCAAATTGCGCTATGTAGAGACCCTCCATGCGCCCTCCAAACTTAATCATTAA
- a CDS encoding T9SS type A sorting domain-containing protein, with translation MMRSVRFFGVIGLFLWLTSTYEGPNAQSFSAKPLSVWDEAGKPYRSWPVGGLNTPQLQWLDVTGDNHPDLFLQNQQDQIFFFRNDPTEGLILEHLQAFPEVFSGNWFQLWPEQADSFLLFAANNFDNIQVWRVQRTATRFITTKLTEVLLDTEGKAVFAEIGSIPQFTDIDCDADLDYFTTNQSGTITFYEQVGQTAIGLPRYTKRSDRFADISLLGTYCDGQALSKSLQHGAASITFYDVSGSGKPDILWTDTFIAGLLQLQNTGTCSQPAFAFPKAESQYANFLVQGLNLQTSGFNLTTFGDADGDGDQDLFIGVQGGFCPDKQGDAIQNLFFYRNTGTAQKPIYTQETKRFLYLPDLGRKSSPAFFDYDQDGDLDLVVGNEDHAGSPNFGRLTLFESIGSKQEPGYVLKDPNFLNITGAYNVAPAFGDIDADGDMDLLLGMQNGRIRYYRNEGNNSFREISRTYANIFVGTYSAPALADIDGDGDLDLLVGDASGMLTLYRNVGSPQVPDFSKESDQYAGISVNGFSKPSFLLQPRNNQLWPAYLVVGSESDGVFVYKNISTGAVDAIWMQDGMGSPNKPFRGIGQESYVLRHLAPATIVWTPSNTLPSMIFGSEGGGFMAATPRFLPVSVSSTTELPALGSYHLSLFPNPITDQFSIHLPKALTGPFTVSVYDLLGRERYAKTWKTSSGNPLILIEVPDLAQGAYVVRLSTTRTAWSSIVFKRKNPSGSKN, from the coding sequence ATGATGCGTTCTGTCAGATTCTTCGGTGTAATCGGACTCTTTCTCTGGTTGACCAGCACTTACGAAGGCCCTAATGCACAATCTTTTTCCGCCAAGCCTTTGTCCGTATGGGACGAGGCTGGAAAGCCTTATCGTTCTTGGCCCGTTGGCGGACTGAACACCCCCCAACTCCAGTGGTTAGACGTAACGGGTGATAATCACCCAGACCTTTTTTTGCAGAACCAGCAAGATCAGATTTTTTTCTTCCGGAATGACCCCACAGAAGGATTGATTTTAGAGCATCTACAAGCCTTCCCGGAGGTTTTTTCCGGAAACTGGTTTCAACTCTGGCCCGAACAAGCGGACTCCTTTCTGCTTTTTGCCGCCAATAATTTCGACAACATTCAGGTCTGGCGGGTGCAACGAACAGCAACTCGCTTTATTACCACGAAATTAACGGAGGTATTATTGGATACCGAAGGAAAAGCCGTATTTGCAGAAATAGGTTCTATTCCGCAATTCACCGACATAGATTGTGATGCAGACTTAGATTATTTCACCACCAATCAATCCGGAACCATTACGTTTTACGAGCAGGTAGGCCAAACAGCAATAGGACTTCCTCGATATACCAAGCGGTCGGACCGATTTGCGGACATTTCGTTACTTGGGACTTATTGCGACGGACAAGCCCTTTCCAAATCGCTACAACATGGGGCGGCCAGTATCACATTTTATGACGTAAGTGGAAGTGGAAAACCCGATATACTGTGGACCGATACCTTTATTGCAGGTTTGTTACAACTCCAAAATACCGGAACCTGTTCGCAACCCGCCTTTGCATTTCCGAAAGCCGAATCACAATATGCCAATTTCCTTGTTCAGGGCCTTAACCTGCAAACTTCCGGATTTAACCTCACCACTTTTGGAGATGCCGATGGCGATGGCGACCAAGACCTTTTTATTGGTGTGCAGGGCGGCTTTTGTCCAGATAAACAAGGAGACGCCATCCAGAATCTTTTCTTCTACCGAAACACCGGAACCGCCCAAAAACCCATTTATACCCAGGAAACCAAACGCTTTCTATACCTGCCCGATCTTGGCCGGAAAAGTAGCCCCGCTTTTTTTGATTATGACCAAGATGGCGACTTAGACCTTGTTGTGGGTAACGAAGACCATGCTGGCTCTCCAAACTTTGGACGACTCACCCTCTTCGAGTCCATAGGCAGCAAACAAGAACCCGGATACGTGCTAAAAGACCCCAATTTCCTCAATATTACGGGGGCCTATAATGTAGCGCCCGCTTTTGGAGACATAGATGCAGACGGAGACATGGACTTATTGCTGGGTATGCAAAACGGCAGAATACGGTATTACCGCAATGAAGGGAACAATAGCTTTCGGGAAATCAGCCGAACATATGCCAATATCTTTGTAGGCACCTACAGTGCACCTGCCTTGGCGGATATAGACGGCGACGGAGATTTAGACCTACTGGTGGGCGATGCTTCAGGAATGCTTACCCTATACCGGAATGTTGGTTCACCGCAAGTGCCCGACTTTTCAAAAGAATCCGACCAATATGCGGGTATTTCGGTTAATGGGTTTAGCAAGCCCTCCTTTTTGTTACAACCTCGGAACAACCAATTGTGGCCCGCTTATTTGGTCGTAGGAAGCGAGTCCGACGGTGTCTTCGTCTATAAAAACATCTCTACCGGAGCCGTAGATGCCATTTGGATGCAGGATGGCATGGGCAGCCCCAATAAGCCTTTTAGGGGGATTGGACAGGAAAGCTACGTTCTCCGTCACTTGGCTCCTGCCACCATTGTGTGGACACCTTCCAATACCTTGCCCAGCATGATATTTGGCTCGGAGGGCGGCGGATTTATGGCAGCCACTCCGCGCTTCCTCCCGGTTTCCGTCTCTTCAACAACCGAACTACCTGCTCTTGGGTCATACCATTTGTCCCTTTTTCCGAACCCCATCACAGACCAGTTTTCCATCCATCTGCCCAAAGCCCTCACAGGCCCGTTTACGGTATCGGTTTACGATTTATTGGGGAGGGAACGCTATGCGAAAACATGGAAAACCTCTTCTGGCAATCCATTGATTTTGATAGAAGTTCCCGATTTGGCGCAAGGGGCCTATGTTGTTCGCCTTTCAACAACCAGAACAGCTTGGTCATCCATCGTTTTTAAGCGAAAGAACCCTTCTGGATCAAAAAATTGA
- the trxA gene encoding thioredoxin yields the protein MALAVTDKTFQAEVLNSNVPVLVDFWAAWCGPCLMIAPAVEQLANEYAGKAKVVKLNVDENQYVASQYGIRSIPTLLVFHKGKVVDQIIGAVPKKKLAAHLDQAIEKAGSVV from the coding sequence ATGGCACTTGCAGTAACCGACAAAACCTTTCAGGCCGAAGTTTTAAACAGTAATGTTCCTGTATTGGTGGATTTTTGGGCCGCTTGGTGTGGTCCTTGTTTGATGATTGCTCCGGCCGTTGAGCAGTTGGCCAATGAATATGCGGGCAAAGCGAAAGTTGTGAAACTAAATGTGGATGAAAACCAGTATGTAGCCAGCCAATACGGCATTCGTTCCATCCCCACCTTGTTGGTCTTCCATAAAGGCAAAGTGGTGGACCAGATCATTGGCGCCGTACCTAAGAAGAAGTTGGCTGCACATTTAGACCAGGCGATCGAAAAGGCAGGATCTGTTGTCTGA
- a CDS encoding acyl-CoA desaturase, whose translation MATVKVRFDNTLARAFTKEVRQRVHEYFEQNNLSKHANTEMILKTIIILGAFVSCYLLILLGGFNVWQMWGLSVLLGISMAGIGFSISHDALHGAYSSNERLNWILGLSFDMLGANGYMWKITHNVIHHTYTNVHGHDEDLEVAAFVRLSPHTPHKTIHRFQHILAFPAYSFATVFWLVIKDFKYFFAKKLGPYINKKHPIKEWITLWVMKTITIAYQIVLPLMLLDITWWQFLIGFLTAHLTAGLILGVVFQLAHVVEETDHPEYDDTGLIHNHWLVHEMETTSNFARRNKLLSWYIGGLNYQIEHHLFPKVCSVHYPNISPIVKEVAQKYGVPYHEHDTFAIAVGSHYRTLIKFGQNPVVELPDQTVYVN comes from the coding sequence ATGGCTACCGTAAAAGTACGTTTTGACAACACCCTCGCCCGGGCATTCACCAAAGAAGTGAGACAACGGGTCCATGAGTACTTTGAACAAAACAACTTATCTAAACACGCCAATACAGAGATGATCCTCAAAACCATCATCATATTGGGCGCATTTGTGTCTTGTTACTTACTGATCCTCTTGGGTGGATTTAACGTCTGGCAGATGTGGGGGCTGAGTGTATTGCTTGGCATCTCTATGGCGGGAATTGGGTTTTCCATCTCGCACGATGCCCTACATGGTGCTTATTCCTCCAACGAACGCCTAAATTGGATATTGGGACTATCGTTCGACATGCTGGGTGCGAATGGGTATATGTGGAAAATAACCCATAACGTCATTCATCATACCTATACCAATGTGCATGGACACGACGAAGACTTAGAAGTGGCAGCATTTGTACGACTTTCTCCACACACGCCCCATAAGACCATCCATCGCTTTCAACATATTCTGGCTTTTCCAGCCTATTCTTTTGCCACCGTATTTTGGTTGGTGATCAAAGACTTTAAATACTTTTTTGCTAAAAAATTGGGGCCCTATATCAATAAAAAGCACCCCATAAAAGAATGGATAACGCTTTGGGTGATGAAAACCATCACTATTGCCTACCAGATTGTTCTGCCGCTGATGCTTTTGGACATCACTTGGTGGCAATTCCTGATTGGTTTTCTAACGGCACACCTTACCGCAGGCCTCATTTTAGGCGTTGTTTTCCAGTTGGCACACGTTGTTGAAGAAACCGATCACCCCGAATATGACGATACGGGGCTTATCCACAACCATTGGTTGGTACACGAAATGGAAACTACTTCCAACTTTGCACGCCGAAATAAACTACTTTCGTGGTATATCGGTGGTTTGAATTACCAAATCGAGCATCATCTCTTTCCTAAAGTATGTAGTGTACATTACCCCAACATCAGCCCGATTGTTAAGGAGGTGGCCCAAAAATATGGGGTTCCGTATCATGAGCACGACACCTTCGCTATTGCGGTCGGCTCTCATTATCGCACCCTAATTAAATTCGGACAAAATCCTGTGGTGGAGTTACCGGATCAAACCGTGTATGTAAACTGA
- the gyrA gene encoding DNA gyrase subunit A, with the protein MADELNENDLPSDETLSSDTPRIVPINIEEEMKAAYIDYSMSVIVSRALPDVRDGLKPVHRRVLYGMDELSMGAGKAYKKSARIVGDVLGKYHPHGDSAVYQTMVRMAQDFAMRYPLVDGQGNFGSIDGDSAAAMRYTEVRMTRLAEEMLRDLGKETVDFVPNFDGSLDEPEVLPAAIPNLLLNGSSGIAVGMATNIPPHNLGELIDGIIAYIADREISIADLMGYIPAPDFPTGAIIYGTAGVKEAYLTGRGRVVVRAKMHEETVHGRSALVVTEIPYQVLKSGIIEKIAQLVRDKRIEGIHDLRDESDREGMRIVIELKKDAIPMVIQNQLYKFTALQSTFGVNTVALVKGRPRTLNLKECIQYYVEHRHEVVTRRTEYELRKAEARAHILEGLRIALDFLDAVISIIRHSPNVDEAQQNLMAGKFPNSLSPEDRAILGLPTHNESLFTLSELQAKAILELRLQRLTGLERQKIEDEYRALIQEIERLRAILASEALRMEIIKQELVEIRTKYADPRRTQIDPSGGDEFIMEDLIEDVTTVVTMTHQGLIKRTSASEYKAQGRGGKGLKGAGTRDEDYIEQLFVCGTHDWLLFFTDFGKCYWLRVYEIPEGSRTAKGRSIRNLIQIDQDDKVRAVLSVDKNDFASTEFKNTHFIFSVTKNGTVKKTPLMDYSRPRMDGIRAQNIEEGDQLLDVRMTDGNVDIILASSAGYAVRFEEHRVRPMGRTATGVRGISLAEGEVVVGMIAVTDPSMMILTVSAHGYGKRSLVEEYRLTNRGGKGVTTLKATERTGPLVAVRGVTDEDDLVIATINGLLIRISAATIRETGRTAGGVKLLTLKEGDAIADVSRVVKDEEEENGLGGEEVATNENGPAPSNDAPEIA; encoded by the coding sequence ATGGCAGACGAATTGAACGAAAACGACCTCCCTTCCGACGAAACCCTAAGTTCTGATACCCCCCGCATCGTCCCAATCAATATAGAAGAAGAAATGAAGGCGGCCTACATTGATTACTCGATGTCGGTCATTGTCAGCCGTGCGTTGCCGGATGTGCGTGATGGCCTGAAGCCCGTCCATCGTCGCGTCTTGTATGGCATGGATGAACTCAGTATGGGCGCGGGCAAAGCCTATAAAAAAAGTGCCCGGATTGTAGGGGATGTGTTGGGAAAATATCACCCACATGGCGATTCTGCCGTCTATCAGACAATGGTGAGGATGGCGCAGGATTTTGCCATGCGCTACCCCTTGGTGGATGGGCAAGGGAATTTTGGTTCCATAGATGGCGACTCGGCTGCGGCCATGCGTTATACCGAGGTGCGAATGACGCGTTTGGCCGAGGAAATGTTACGCGACTTGGGCAAGGAAACCGTGGACTTTGTACCGAACTTCGATGGCTCCTTAGACGAACCCGAAGTATTGCCTGCAGCCATTCCGAACCTGTTGCTGAATGGTTCTTCTGGTATTGCTGTTGGGATGGCCACCAATATTCCGCCCCACAATTTGGGGGAATTAATAGATGGCATCATTGCCTATATTGCCGACCGTGAGATTTCCATTGCAGATCTAATGGGCTATATCCCGGCGCCTGATTTTCCGACCGGGGCCATTATTTACGGAACTGCCGGGGTAAAGGAAGCCTACCTTACGGGCAGGGGCCGTGTGGTGGTCCGTGCCAAAATGCACGAGGAAACCGTGCATGGCCGCTCAGCCTTGGTTGTGACCGAAATTCCTTATCAGGTATTGAAGTCTGGGATTATCGAAAAAATTGCCCAATTGGTACGTGATAAACGCATTGAAGGCATCCATGACTTGCGCGACGAATCCGACCGCGAAGGGATGCGCATTGTGATCGAACTGAAAAAAGACGCCATTCCGATGGTAATCCAAAACCAGTTGTATAAATTTACGGCACTTCAGTCCACCTTTGGGGTGAATACGGTGGCGTTGGTGAAAGGTCGCCCACGTACCCTGAATCTCAAAGAATGTATCCAATATTATGTGGAACACCGCCACGAAGTGGTTACGCGGCGTACCGAATATGAACTGCGGAAGGCCGAAGCACGGGCACATATTTTGGAAGGACTCCGGATAGCCTTAGACTTTTTGGATGCCGTCATTTCCATCATCCGGCATTCTCCTAATGTGGATGAGGCCCAACAAAACCTGATGGCTGGGAAGTTCCCCAACAGCCTTTCGCCCGAAGACCGTGCGATTCTCGGATTACCCACCCACAATGAGTCTCTGTTTACCCTGTCTGAACTTCAGGCCAAAGCCATTCTGGAACTGCGTTTACAACGGCTTACAGGCTTGGAACGGCAGAAAATTGAGGATGAGTATCGTGCATTGATTCAAGAAATTGAGCGATTGCGGGCAATTTTGGCTTCGGAAGCCCTGCGCATGGAAATTATTAAGCAGGAGTTGGTGGAGATTCGGACGAAATATGCCGATCCACGCCGTACCCAAATTGACCCTTCGGGCGGTGATGAATTCATCATGGAAGACCTGATCGAAGACGTAACGACCGTTGTAACGATGACCCATCAGGGCTTGATTAAGCGGACTTCGGCCTCCGAGTATAAAGCGCAAGGGCGCGGCGGAAAAGGGCTGAAAGGAGCAGGAACCCGCGATGAAGACTACATTGAACAGCTTTTTGTTTGCGGAACCCACGACTGGCTTTTATTCTTTACTGATTTTGGGAAATGTTATTGGCTTCGGGTATATGAAATTCCGGAAGGCTCCCGAACCGCAAAAGGTCGCTCTATCCGAAACCTCATCCAAATTGATCAAGATGACAAGGTTCGTGCAGTGCTTTCGGTGGATAAAAACGATTTCGCCAGTACCGAATTCAAAAATACACACTTCATTTTCTCGGTAACCAAAAATGGTACGGTTAAAAAGACCCCTCTGATGGATTATAGCCGTCCACGTATGGATGGAATTCGTGCCCAAAACATCGAAGAAGGGGACCAATTGTTGGATGTGCGTATGACCGATGGCAATGTGGATATTATCTTGGCTTCTTCTGCCGGATATGCCGTGCGCTTCGAGGAACACCGGGTGCGTCCGATGGGGCGTACTGCGACGGGTGTAAGGGGGATTTCTCTTGCCGAAGGCGAAGTAGTGGTCGGGATGATTGCTGTAACAGACCCCAGTATGATGATCCTGACCGTCAGTGCGCATGGGTATGGAAAACGGAGCCTTGTAGAGGAATATCGCTTGACCAACCGGGGTGGGAAAGGGGTTACAACCCTCAAAGCCACTGAACGGACGGGGCCATTGGTCGCCGTTCGTGGAGTGACCGATGAAGATGACTTGGTAATTGCTACGATTAATGGCTTGTTAATCCGAATTTCGGCAGCTACCATTCGTGAAACGGGAAGAACCGCAGGAGGGGTAAAACTGCTTACCCTGAAAGAAGGCGATGCTATTGCGGATGTTTCGCGGGTGGTGAAGGACGAGGAGGAAGAAAATGGGCTTGGGGGCGAAGAGGTGGCTACGAACGAAAACGGGCCAGCGCCATCGAATGATGCGCCGGAAATTGCCTAA
- the trxB gene encoding thioredoxin-disulfide reductase, whose translation MINELNFVTAERLKVVIIGTGPAGLTAALYAARANLSPVVFEGPEPGGQLMTTTDVENFPGFPEGIMGPEMMQRFRDQATRFGADLRWGMVTEVDFSERPFKLVVDEEIPVLADAVIVSTGASAMYLGLENELRLRGYGVSACATCDGAFFKNQEIAIVGGGDTAMEEAHYLTRHASKVYLIHRRDSFRASKIMQERVLNNPKIEVIWNTVVTDVLGEKEVTGLALENTQTGTAQTLPVSGFFVAIGHKPNTDVFKGQLDMDATGYLKTGSGNTYTNIPGVFACGDAQDHVYRQAITAAGTGCMAAIDAERWLSEQEA comes from the coding sequence ATGATCAACGAACTAAATTTTGTGACTGCCGAGCGACTAAAGGTTGTCATTATTGGTACAGGACCAGCCGGACTAACAGCGGCATTGTATGCGGCGCGTGCAAACTTAAGCCCTGTGGTTTTTGAAGGACCTGAGCCGGGAGGACAACTCATGACCACAACGGATGTAGAAAACTTTCCGGGTTTTCCGGAAGGGATTATGGGGCCAGAGATGATGCAGCGGTTCCGTGATCAGGCTACACGATTTGGCGCGGATCTTCGTTGGGGCATGGTGACGGAAGTGGATTTCTCGGAAAGACCCTTTAAATTGGTGGTGGATGAGGAAATTCCGGTTCTTGCGGATGCGGTTATTGTTTCCACAGGAGCTTCGGCCATGTACCTTGGTCTTGAAAACGAATTGCGGTTGCGCGGATATGGTGTTTCGGCCTGTGCCACCTGCGATGGGGCATTCTTTAAAAACCAAGAAATTGCGATTGTCGGTGGGGGCGATACCGCGATGGAAGAGGCCCACTACCTTACCCGCCATGCTTCGAAGGTGTATCTAATTCATCGGAGAGATTCCTTCCGTGCTTCCAAAATCATGCAGGAGCGGGTTTTAAACAATCCAAAGATTGAAGTCATCTGGAACACGGTGGTAACGGATGTTTTGGGAGAAAAGGAAGTTACTGGGCTTGCCCTCGAAAATACACAAACCGGAACCGCACAAACCTTGCCTGTTTCCGGATTTTTTGTTGCGATTGGACACAAGCCCAACACGGATGTTTTTAAAGGGCAGTTGGATATGGACGCGACCGGATATTTAAAAACAGGTTCGGGCAATACTTATACCAATATTCCAGGGGTTTTTGCCTGCGGTGATGCCCAAGACCATGTCTATCGGCAAGCCATCACGGCGGCGGGAACAGGTTGTATGGCCGCCATAGATGCCGAGCGCTGGCTATCCGAGCAAGAAGCATAG
- a CDS encoding TonB C-terminal domain-containing protein, with protein sequence MRIKNLIIALLLISNKVFATHQIPDYLIIGKDTLQIYSNPLELYFKNKKRPKIFNDSCFLTSCWRGYIAYFKVQNDSLFLVDVYDCCQNDKKIELSKILTDRDVKKPIYADWFTGIIMSPSGKLLNYIHMGYGSIYEKEIDYFFKKGILKYKKKHINRIVKSDFRDLNNLKQFFEDRVNWDSVPKIDTLTRVFIRVKADRRGKIIQKNILKSDNELFNKEALRLIEEIDTMPVLIVRENMLINSWTLAVSFDPRKRKK encoded by the coding sequence ATGCGAATAAAAAACTTAATTATAGCACTACTTCTTATCTCAAATAAAGTATTTGCAACACATCAAATACCAGATTATTTAATTATCGGAAAGGATACCTTGCAAATTTATAGCAACCCTTTAGAGTTGTATTTCAAAAACAAGAAAAGACCTAAAATTTTTAACGATTCATGCTTTCTGACTTCTTGTTGGAGAGGTTACATAGCATATTTTAAGGTTCAAAATGACAGTCTGTTTTTAGTTGATGTTTATGATTGTTGTCAAAATGATAAAAAAATTGAATTGAGTAAAATCTTGACGGACAGGGACGTAAAGAAGCCAATATATGCAGACTGGTTTACAGGAATAATTATGAGTCCTTCGGGTAAATTACTAAATTATATTCACATGGGTTACGGTTCTATTTATGAAAAAGAAATAGATTATTTTTTCAAAAAAGGTATATTGAAATATAAGAAAAAACATATAAATAGAATAGTAAAATCTGATTTTAGAGATCTGAATAATTTGAAACAATTTTTTGAAGACAGAGTCAATTGGGATAGTGTTCCTAAAATAGATACACTTACAAGAGTCTTCATAAGAGTAAAAGCAGATAGAAGAGGAAAAATTATACAAAAAAATATCCTAAAATCAGACAATGAGTTATTTAACAAAGAAGCATTAAGATTAATTGAAGAGATTGACACGATGCCAGTACTTATAGTAAGAGAAAATATGTTGATTAATAGCTGGACATTAGCTGTTTCATTTGATCCAAGAAAAAGGAAAAAATGA
- a CDS encoding TonB-dependent receptor, with amino-acid sequence MTDLVFLFGKRFFTQNCIWQVFTLGVGVWVLSVVGLYAQSGSIRGVVVDEETGQPLSGVTIRLQKDDGLTLQGIFSDVNGYFAFGSLSPDRYFVRFSLVGYESLTEIIDLYAGGLERLSLRMVSTTAKAGNVTVSSRKKYQAGIEAGSGLTTIRSGDLEAIPSTSMSRDLASFLETIPGFVSPADRGGQLYVRGGTPTQNQVLIDGMAVYQPFHMVSGFSVLPEELIAQADVYTGGWGARYGGRLASVVDIGTRHGHKRRFAGAASVDPFLGAVRVEGPLYPGAVSFLASYRHSLLERLPGRWKRPFDFGDEFAKIHAWLTPTSSVSLVGLRAHDVGDLGGLGNPDDRISWRNQGIGGRFLYLPPSFPALLDITLTSTRFDSAFGPEKAPRRFGKVKGFQGGFNFDYLLQHWEARFGMFARINQFDYRIDRKADQENYTIEGGGYFDAAIFLSDRLTVEPGIRMHNFPSQGVNTLEPRFRATWFPKGKEDGRQWHIAVGQYHQQIIGLQDEHDVGEVFTVWAPAIFEVPTAWHFMGGQRHRLAKWLWLQTELYHKSLSSLTALAGNDGLQAATGKASGMDVQFRASRLSGGISVAYSLARVVYYTANATFYPGHDRRHNLSLAGNWQMGRLRLGAKWQLGSGFPYTPFFGFAATLPIQGDDPSFVNEAAVQRPVFGDPYAQRLPVYSRMDASLEWIVENKWLKFSLMAGGQNLSGRNNLFYYDLYADKRVDQFGFFPTVGMKVEVK; translated from the coding sequence ATGACAGATTTGGTCTTCCTTTTTGGCAAACGTTTTTTTACGCAAAACTGCATCTGGCAGGTTTTTACCTTGGGCGTTGGCGTATGGGTACTAAGCGTGGTGGGTTTATATGCCCAATCGGGTAGTATTCGTGGTGTGGTGGTGGACGAGGAAACGGGGCAACCTCTTTCTGGAGTGACCATTCGTTTACAGAAAGACGATGGCCTTACCCTACAAGGAATTTTTAGTGACGTGAACGGATATTTTGCGTTTGGTTCCCTAAGTCCAGATCGGTACTTTGTACGGTTTAGTTTAGTAGGGTACGAATCGCTCACAGAAATCATAGATCTGTATGCAGGTGGTTTAGAACGGCTAAGTTTGCGCATGGTTAGCACAACCGCCAAAGCGGGCAATGTCACGGTTTCGTCTCGTAAAAAGTATCAAGCGGGCATCGAGGCAGGTTCGGGGTTAACCACCATTCGTTCGGGCGATCTGGAGGCCATTCCATCTACCAGCATGTCGCGCGATTTGGCCTCCTTTCTCGAAACCATTCCCGGTTTTGTCTCCCCTGCGGATCGGGGGGGGCAATTATATGTACGTGGTGGAACGCCCACCCAAAACCAAGTATTGATAGATGGGATGGCTGTTTACCAACCTTTTCATATGGTGAGTGGCTTTTCGGTATTACCAGAAGAGTTGATTGCCCAAGCCGATGTTTATACGGGTGGCTGGGGGGCACGGTATGGCGGGCGATTGGCGTCGGTCGTGGACATTGGCACGCGGCATGGTCATAAAAGACGATTTGCAGGCGCGGCTTCGGTAGATCCTTTTCTCGGAGCGGTCCGGGTAGAAGGGCCTTTGTATCCCGGTGCGGTCTCGTTTCTGGCCTCCTATCGCCATTCGTTGTTGGAACGTTTGCCGGGAAGATGGAAGCGCCCATTTGATTTTGGGGACGAGTTTGCGAAAATTCATGCTTGGCTGACGCCCACCAGCAGCGTGTCTTTGGTGGGGCTACGTGCGCATGATGTGGGCGACTTAGGCGGTTTGGGGAATCCGGATGACCGCATATCTTGGAGAAATCAGGGAATAGGTGGTCGCTTTTTATACCTCCCGCCTTCCTTTCCGGCATTATTGGATATAACCCTCACGAGTACCCGCTTCGACTCGGCTTTTGGACCAGAAAAGGCCCCACGTAGGTTCGGGAAAGTAAAAGGATTTCAAGGGGGGTTTAATTTTGATTACTTGCTTCAGCATTGGGAAGCCCGCTTTGGGATGTTTGCCCGCATCAATCAGTTCGATTATCGTATTGATCGAAAAGCGGATCAGGAAAATTACACCATCGAAGGTGGAGGATATTTTGATGCGGCTATTTTTCTGAGTGACCGTCTGACGGTAGAGCCCGGAATCCGTATGCACAACTTTCCGAGTCAAGGAGTTAATACTTTGGAGCCACGTTTCCGTGCAACTTGGTTTCCTAAAGGGAAAGAAGACGGACGACAATGGCATATCGCGGTGGGGCAGTATCACCAACAGATTATTGGGTTACAGGATGAACATGATGTGGGTGAAGTGTTTACGGTTTGGGCGCCTGCAATTTTTGAAGTGCCTACGGCTTGGCATTTTATGGGTGGGCAACGACATCGTTTGGCCAAATGGCTTTGGTTACAGACAGAACTCTATCATAAAAGCTTGTCCTCTCTTACGGCTTTGGCTGGCAATGACGGCCTACAAGCTGCAACGGGAAAAGCGTCTGGAATGGATGTACAATTCAGGGCCTCAAGGTTGTCTGGTGGTATCTCGGTGGCATATAGTTTAGCCCGTGTGGTGTATTATACGGCCAACGCAACGTTTTACCCCGGCCACGATCGGCGCCACAACCTCAGTCTTGCTGGTAACTGGCAAATGGGACGGCTAAGGCTCGGTGCAAAATGGCAATTGGGGAGTGGTTTTCCTTATACCCCCTTCTTCGGATTTGCAGCTACGTTACCTATTCAAGGAGATGATCCAAGTTTTGTAAATGAAGCAGCCGTCCAAAGACCTGTTTTCGGCGATCCATACGCTCAAAGGTTGCCTGTGTATAGCCGCATGGATGCCTCGTTGGAGTGGATAGTGGAAAATAAGTGGCTTAAATTTAGCCTAATGGCTGGCGGCCAAAATCTTTCAGGACGCAATAACCTGTTCTACTATGATCTTTATGCGGATAAACGGGTAGATCAATTTGGCTTTTTCCCAACAGTGGGCATGAAGGTCGAAGTGAAATAG